In Prunus dulcis chromosome 1, ALMONDv2, whole genome shotgun sequence, the following are encoded in one genomic region:
- the LOC117625001 gene encoding FBD-associated F-box protein At5g38590-like isoform X1: protein MPKRKAEHSGWTYRKRQKIPINLGDKEENYSEDDQISQLPDAILISILSLLGIGEAARTCVLSKRWVSLWKQITCLNFDDIDALSKPQKKRKRVKTTSSYNWVNQVLQLHQGLSLDEFQIHSSSPDSSPSSSEIDNWIEFAMWRRIQGLEIDLEAGRRSRFSSPSYTFPDKPFRSPFGISCIKSLKHLSLSFVNITGELVEHFLSYCELLEHLCVSCSDQLVNLKVAGSSLRLKFLQISECTSLGLVEIWAPNLVSFIYKGMLGFCDSIRLRHAPLLVNVSLAESTRSIIAPFLSVKSCIPQLVTLNLHMNLNSRGGVWLPEFPEFTCLKDLSLSVIATDRLSLLALTKLIERSPFLHGFTLKLRWVRNSCQRNMQKVNKCPHQCLKVVKFSGFVGSIIDTELATYFTENAVALETFIIDLKKVVVEESTPLSEFVTTQKKMRATRKRALQIGEKLPPGAELIVV from the exons ATGCCGAAAAGAAAGGCTGAGCATTCTGGATGGACATACAGGAAACGACAAAAGATTCCAATCAATTTGGGTGATAAGGAAGAGAATTATTCAGAGGACGATCAGATCAGTCAGCTACCAGATGCCATTCTAATTAGCATTCTTTCCCTATTGGGTATTGGGGAAGCAGCAAGGACTTGTGTCCTCTCTAAGAGGTGGGTCTCTCTGTGGAAACAGATTACGTGTCTCAACTTCGATGATATAGATGCATTATCCAAACcacagaagaaaagaaaacgagtGAAAACAACATCTAGTTACAATTGGGTGAATCAAGTCTTGCAATTGCACCAGGGTCTATCCTTAGATGAATTCCAAATTCATTCTTCGTCACCCGATTCCAGTCCTAGTAGTTCTGAAATCGAcaattggattgaatttgcAATGTGGAGGAGAATTCAAGGCCTTGAGATAGATTTGGAAGCAGGCAGACGGTCTCGTTTTTCTTCTCCCAGTTATACCTTTCCAGATAAGCCATTTAGAAGCCCTTTTGGTATTTCCTGCATCAAGTCCCTTAAACACCTCTCTTTGTCCTTTGTAAATATAACTGGCGAACTTGTTGAACATTTTCTATCCTATTGTGAACTCCTTGAGCATCTCTGCGTTTCTTGCTCAGATCAATTAGTAAATTTGAAAGTTGCTGGTTCATCACTCCGGTTGAAGTTCCTACAAATAAGTGAGTGTACGTCTTTAGGATTAGTTGAGATTTGGGCTCCTAATCTCGtgtcatttatttataagggaatgttgggtttttgtgACAGTATTCGTTTGAGGCATGCACCCTTGCTTGTTAATGTATCTCTTGCAGAAAGTACTAGGTCTATAATTGCACCTTTTCTTTCGGTTAAAAGTTGTATTCCTCAGCTGGTGACTCTCAACTTGCACATGAATCTGAATTCG AGAGGAGGGGTGTGGCTCCCAGAATTTCCAGAATTTACTTGTCTCAAGGACTTGTCATTGAGTGTTATCGCAACTGATCGGCTAAGCCTCCTTGCTTTGACTAAATTGATAGAGCGGTCTCCTTTCTTGCATGGATTTACATTGAag TTAAGATGGGTACGCAACTCGTGTCAGAGGAATATGCAGAAGGTTAATAAATGTCCTCATCAGTGCCTTAAGGTGGTGAAATTTTCTGGGTTCGTTGGGTCTATTATCGACACTGAGCTTGCCACGTACTTCACTGAGAATGCCGTTGCGCTTGAGACGTTTATCATCGATCTCAAAAAGGTTGTCGTTGAAGAATCCACTCCATTGTCTGAATTTGTTACAACCCAGAAAAAAATGAGGGCAACAAGAAAGCGGGCCTTGCAGATTGGAGAAAAACTACCGCCAGGAGCTGAGTTAATTGTTGTGTGA